The following are encoded in a window of Lactobacillus intestinalis genomic DNA:
- a CDS encoding glycoside hydrolase family 13 protein — translation MTPWWKKAVVYQVYPKSFQDSNGDGIGDLKGITSRLDYLKKLGIDAIWLSPVYQSPQVDNGYDISDYEAIDPQYGTMADMDELISEAKKRGIRIVMDLVVNHTSDQHKWFIEARKSKDNPYRDYYIWRDPVDGHEPNELKSAFSGSAWKLDEKTGQYYLHFFADQQPDLNWKNPILRQKIYDMMNFWIDKGIGGFRMDVIELIGKDPDKLIRENGPMLHPYLQEMNKKTFGSKNLMTVGETWNSTPKIAEEYSDPGRHELSMVFQFENQSLDQQAGKEKWDLRPLNLGELKKVLVKWQTDIDFNHAWNSLFWENHDIPRVISRWGNDQEYRVQSAKMFAIILHLMHGTPYIYNGEEIGMTNYPVKSIDEVSDIESINMYNERLKAGYDTQSLIHAINVKGRDNARTPIQWNNAKNAGFTTGTPWLHVNPNYHQINVEAALKDPNSIFYTYQKLIKLRHNNPIVVEGDFELVKGTVEAVLAYYRKLKDTKWLIVANLSGQKQHFSSTDKVTDQIINNYTDHSNLTNLTLKPYEAFSVKVK, via the coding sequence ATGACACCCTGGTGGAAAAAAGCAGTTGTTTATCAAGTTTACCCTAAGTCTTTTCAAGATAGCAATGGTGATGGGATTGGGGACTTAAAAGGTATTACATCTAGACTAGATTATTTAAAAAAATTAGGAATTGATGCAATCTGGCTCTCCCCTGTTTATCAATCACCTCAAGTTGACAACGGTTATGATATTTCCGACTATGAAGCAATTGATCCTCAATATGGCACAATGGCTGACATGGACGAATTAATTTCTGAAGCAAAAAAACGTGGCATTAGAATTGTCATGGATCTAGTCGTTAATCATACTTCAGACCAGCATAAATGGTTTATTGAAGCTAGAAAAAGCAAGGATAATCCTTATCGCGATTATTATATTTGGCGAGATCCCGTTGATGGACATGAACCAAATGAGCTTAAATCAGCTTTTTCAGGATCTGCATGGAAACTTGATGAAAAAACTGGTCAATACTATTTACACTTTTTTGCAGATCAACAGCCTGATCTAAATTGGAAAAATCCTATTTTACGTCAAAAAATCTACGATATGATGAATTTCTGGATTGACAAAGGAATCGGCGGCTTTCGGATGGATGTAATTGAATTAATTGGTAAAGATCCCGATAAATTAATCCGTGAAAATGGCCCGATGCTTCATCCTTATCTGCAAGAAATGAATAAGAAAACTTTTGGGAGTAAGAATCTTATGACTGTTGGTGAAACCTGGAATTCTACTCCTAAAATTGCCGAAGAATATTCCGATCCAGGACGCCATGAATTATCAATGGTTTTTCAATTTGAAAATCAGAGTTTAGATCAACAAGCCGGTAAAGAAAAATGGGATTTACGCCCTTTAAATTTAGGAGAACTCAAAAAAGTTTTAGTTAAATGGCAAACTGACATAGACTTTAATCATGCCTGGAATAGCCTTTTTTGGGAAAATCACGATATTCCGCGAGTAATTTCGCGTTGGGGTAACGACCAAGAATATCGGGTTCAATCAGCTAAGATGTTTGCAATTATTCTCCATTTAATGCATGGCACGCCATATATCTATAATGGTGAAGAAATTGGAATGACTAACTATCCTGTTAAAAGTATCGATGAAGTTTCAGATATTGAAAGCATTAACATGTACAATGAGCGTTTAAAGGCCGGTTATGACACTCAGAGCCTTATTCATGCCATCAATGTTAAAGGACGGGACAACGCGCGTACGCCAATTCAGTGGAATAATGCAAAAAATGCTGGGTTTACCACTGGAACTCCTTGGCTACACGTGAACCCCAATTATCATCAAATTAATGTTGAGGCTGCCTTAAAAGATCCTAATTCTATTTTTTATACGTATCAAAAACTAATCAAATTGCGCCATAACAATCCGATTGTGGTCGAGGGGGACTTTGAGTTAGTTAAAGGTACCGTGGAGGCAGTTCTGGCATATTATCGCAAACTAAAAGATACAAAATGGCTCATTGTAGCTAATTTATCTGGCCAAAAGCAGCATTTTTCTTCTACAGATAAAGTTACAGATCAAATTATCAACAATTATACTGATCATTCAAATCTAACTAATTTGACCCTCAAACCGTATGAAGCATTTAGTGTAAAGGTAAAATAA
- a CDS encoding DUF3284 domain-containing protein, whose product MITVKKQFQFSANDFFDYLDKQLTLAIKEARQNDLPVKLAAGTQYNQNGVDTKITKYTRGKEYEANFKNDKFDIMINYQTEDVPNGVEITFSEDIKSYDPNAHSKFNNWLYNFQLKHGAKKELSRMANGVHQNMQ is encoded by the coding sequence ATGATTACAGTAAAAAAGCAATTTCAATTTTCCGCAAATGACTTTTTTGACTACTTGGATAAGCAGCTAACCCTTGCAATTAAGGAAGCTCGACAAAACGACTTACCTGTAAAGCTTGCTGCTGGAACTCAATATAATCAAAATGGCGTAGACACCAAAATCACTAAGTACACACGTGGCAAAGAATACGAGGCCAATTTCAAAAATGATAAGTTTGACATTATGATCAATTATCAAACCGAAGATGTACCAAATGGCGTAGAAATTACATTCTCAGAAGATATTAAAAGTTATGATCCTAATGCCCACAGCAAATTTAATAATTGGCTCTATAATTTTCAGTTAAAACACGGTGCTAAGAAAGAGCTTTCTCGAATGGCTAACGGAGTTCACCAAAACATGCAATAA
- a CDS encoding PTS lactose/cellobiose transporter subunit IIA, which produces MAEEKKQTPEQKEQETLMAAMGLIANGGNAKSLAFEAIRKAKQGDIEGARKKLEESDKSLLEAHNSQTNMLTKETQGDHMKVTLLVVHSQDHLMNAITFRDLAGEMVDLYAKLYESGTLKK; this is translated from the coding sequence ATGGCAGAAGAAAAGAAACAAACTCCAGAACAAAAAGAGCAAGAAACTTTAATGGCAGCAATGGGGTTAATTGCAAATGGTGGAAATGCTAAAAGCTTAGCTTTTGAAGCAATTAGAAAAGCTAAACAAGGTGATATTGAAGGTGCTCGCAAAAAACTCGAAGAATCAGACAAGTCACTTCTTGAAGCTCATAATTCTCAAACCAATATGCTAACTAAAGAGACTCAAGGCGACCACATGAAAGTCACTTTGTTAGTAGTGCACTCTCAAGACCATCTGATGAATGCAATTACCTTTAGAGATTTAGCTGGAGAAATGGTAGATTTGTACGCAAAGTTATATGAATCTGGCACTCTAAAGAAATAG
- a CDS encoding PTS sugar transporter subunit IIB, translating into MAEQTIMLNCSAGMSTSLLVTKMQQAAQADGIDAEIFACPASEADQHIEKGVDCILLGPQVSYMRGEFEKKVAGKGKDGKDIPLDVIDMQAYGMMDGETVLKQAESLING; encoded by the coding sequence ATGGCAGAACAAACTATCATGTTAAATTGTAGTGCAGGAATGAGCACATCACTTTTAGTAACTAAGATGCAACAAGCAGCTCAAGCAGATGGAATCGATGCAGAGATCTTTGCTTGTCCTGCTTCTGAAGCTGATCAACACATTGAAAAAGGTGTAGACTGTATTCTTCTTGGGCCTCAAGTAAGCTACATGAGAGGTGAATTTGAAAAGAAGGTTGCCGGAAAAGGTAAAGATGGTAAAGATATTCCCTTAGATGTAATCGATATGCAAGCTTACGGTATGATGGATGGGGAAACTGTACTTAAGCAAGCTGAAAGCTTAATTAATGGTTAG
- a CDS encoding GntR family transcriptional regulator, giving the protein MSKYQDIANDIEKKIIEKKYINKLPEQVVLAQKYHTSRVTIIHALKILQDRKLIHAVKGHGTYISAKPIPKIFLNSGVAQNDGFTKHTHDSKKLVSKVISFNIRKPTDKEKEAFNLSENEDVYDIIRLRILNSEPIKLEYTVMPVNRIPGLNLDILHKSIYSYIENKLGIKIGKDDRLITADKPDAYDIKYLNCTSNDPILCVKQKAYFENGTPFELSESRNRYDRGGLTVKKG; this is encoded by the coding sequence ATGAGTAAATATCAAGACATTGCTAATGACATAGAAAAAAAGATTATCGAGAAAAAGTATATTAATAAATTACCAGAACAAGTTGTCTTAGCGCAGAAATATCATACTAGTAGAGTTACTATTATCCATGCTTTAAAAATTTTACAAGATCGTAAATTAATTCATGCTGTTAAAGGCCATGGTACATACATTTCCGCTAAACCTATTCCGAAAATATTTCTAAATTCCGGAGTAGCACAAAATGACGGTTTTACTAAACATACTCATGATTCCAAAAAGCTTGTTAGTAAAGTGATTTCTTTTAACATTCGCAAGCCAACAGATAAGGAAAAAGAAGCCTTTAATTTATCAGAAAATGAAGACGTTTATGATATTATTCGACTCCGCATCTTAAATAGTGAACCAATAAAATTGGAATATACCGTAATGCCAGTTAATAGAATACCTGGCTTAAATTTAGATATTTTACATAAATCTATCTATTCTTATATCGAAAACAAATTGGGTATTAAAATTGGCAAAGATGATCGCTTAATCACTGCCGATAAACCAGATGCTTATGATATAAAATATTTAAACTGTACTTCTAATGATCCTATCCTCTGTGTAAAACAAAAGGCTTATTTTGAAAATGGAACCCCTTTTGAATTATCAGAAAGTAGAAATCGTTACGATCGTGGTGGTTTGACAGTTAAGAAAGGATGA
- a CDS encoding nucleoside hydrolase — protein MKKIYFNHDGNIDDLVSYLLLLKAPDIKLLGIGAIDADGYIDPSVDACRKMTDLFNVRHDNLEIARSNSRAVNQFPHEWRMATYSFNYLPILNEKGTVTTKEAPLPAHLDMIDKLKNADEPITLVMTGPLTDLARALDVDPSIENKIDKLYWMGGSLDGHGNVMMVNADGTQEWNAFWDPYAVKRVFDSKIDIQMVGLESTEELPLSDSLRQHWASLRKYPAMDLVGQGYSLIVSVPTAELYLWDVLTTMNALYPEIVTTREAKASVITDGLAAGRIVESENGRPITLVTSANKELFYQKMDELLER, from the coding sequence ATGAAAAAAATTTACTTTAACCATGACGGCAACATTGATGATCTTGTTTCATACTTGCTTTTGTTAAAAGCTCCTGACATCAAATTATTAGGAATAGGTGCAATTGACGCTGATGGCTATATTGACCCTTCAGTAGATGCATGTCGCAAAATGACTGATCTTTTCAATGTTCGTCACGATAATCTAGAAATCGCACGTTCTAACTCACGTGCAGTTAATCAATTTCCACATGAATGGCGCATGGCAACCTATTCATTTAACTATTTACCAATTTTAAATGAAAAAGGTACCGTTACCACAAAAGAAGCACCTCTTCCTGCACATTTAGATATGATTGATAAATTAAAAAATGCGGATGAACCAATTACTTTAGTGATGACCGGTCCCCTCACTGATCTCGCACGAGCATTAGATGTAGATCCCTCCATTGAAAATAAAATTGATAAGCTCTATTGGATGGGTGGTTCTCTTGATGGTCACGGAAATGTGATGATGGTTAATGCTGATGGCACTCAAGAATGGAATGCTTTTTGGGATCCATATGCCGTAAAGCGTGTCTTTGATTCCAAAATTGATATTCAAATGGTTGGTCTAGAAAGTACTGAAGAATTGCCATTAAGTGATTCTTTAAGACAACATTGGGCTAGCCTAAGAAAATATCCTGCGATGGACTTAGTTGGTCAAGGTTATAGCTTAATCGTATCCGTACCAACGGCTGAGCTTTATCTTTGGGATGTTTTAACAACGATGAATGCCCTTTATCCAGAAATTGTTACTACTAGAGAGGCTAAAGCAAGCGTAATTACTGATGGTTTAGCTGCAGGACGCATAGTGGAAAGTGAAAATGGTCGTCCAATTACCTTAGTAACCAGTGCAAATAAAGAACTCTTCTATCAAAAAATGGATGAACTTTTAGAAAGATAA
- a CDS encoding SA1002 family membrane protein, producing the protein MRVTYLFIGIAILVLIVLLFRSENKFQFAKAGVLFVFQLTFSTVNFLIFFFITYLLMNDRKEVYLGNLFLLLAIFVILSGIFLYWGMRVAEKFIKFSVTTLTLIEYYIQWSLIYVTVYQAIFSNIARIKTITQFIRVGNFLDPNLLVVIILPSFISTWIAVILYKKHIKAI; encoded by the coding sequence ATGCGCGTTACTTATCTGTTTATTGGTATTGCTATTCTAGTTTTGATTGTGCTTCTATTTAGATCAGAAAACAAGTTTCAATTTGCTAAAGCAGGGGTATTGTTTGTATTTCAATTAACTTTTAGTACTGTTAATTTCTTAATCTTCTTCTTCATTACTTATCTGCTAATGAACGATCGTAAAGAAGTTTACTTAGGAAATCTATTTCTGCTGCTGGCAATTTTTGTTATCTTATCCGGAATTTTTCTTTATTGGGGAATGCGAGTAGCTGAAAAGTTCATCAAATTTTCAGTGACGACACTTACGTTGATTGAATATTACATTCAGTGGAGTTTGATCTACGTGACAGTATATCAAGCGATTTTTAGTAACATCGCTCGAATTAAAACGATTACTCAATTCATTAGAGTGGGAAATTTTTTAGATCCCAATTTGTTAGTGGTGATCATTTTGCCATCCTTTATTTCAACTTGGATTGCTGTAATTCTTTACAAAAAGCACATAAAAGCTATTTAA
- a CDS encoding SPJ_0845 family protein yields MGLTFDNPNNLNKMLDKFAVVPDPKKSPMNKRKKDEDKKKDKDKDEK; encoded by the coding sequence ATGGGTTTAACATTTGATAATCCAAACAACTTAAATAAAATGCTCGATAAATTTGCAGTTGTTCCAGATCCAAAGAAATCTCCAATGAACAAACGCAAAAAAGACGAAGATAAGAAAAAAGATAAAGATAAAGATGAAAAATAA